AACACTGTCTAAGGCCCGGGCAAAATCCTGTGTCGACTATTTGTTGTCGAAAGGAATTAACGCGGCCCGTTTGGTGCCTCAGGGTTATGGTGAAAAACGTCTTTTGGTAACTGATGCCCAGATAGCAAAGATGGCTACTGTTGAAGAAAAAGAAGCAGGTCACCAGAAAAACCGCAGAACTGTATTCACGGTGTTGCGTAAAGATTTCGTAGATCCTAATGCTCCTAAGGAGCAGCCTAAGCCTATAGAGCAGCCTAAAAAGGAAGAGGGCGAAGAGGAATAAAAATAATGTATTCACAAAAACACCCATCGCGCCTTTTGGCATGATGGGTGTTTTATTTTTGGTTGCATTGAAACATCGTAACAATTTTTTTACAAAAAGTGTATGATACAATCACCGTTAAAATATTTTATCGCTTACAAACCTTATGGAATGTTATCGCAATTCACCAAAGAAGGCAACAATACCACGCTGGCCGAGTTGTTCACTTTTCCTAAAGATGTATACCCGGTTGGCCGGCTGGACGCGGATAGTGAAGGTCTGTTGCTGATCACCAACGATAAAAAGCTTAATCATTATTTATTGCATCCCACATTTAAGCACACCAGAACCTACCTTGCACAGGTTGATGGTGCCGTTACTGATGCTGCAATTGCACAACTGAGTAAGGGCGTTACAATTACTGTTGAAGGAAAAACATATCAAACGCTGCCTGCGCACACCGAAGCCATAGAGCCGCCTGAAGGAATACCCGATCGCGTACCTCCTATACGTGTCAGGAAAAGCATACCTACTTCGTGGATACGTTTGAGTATTACCGAAGGTAAAAATCACCAGGTACGAAAAATGACCGCTAAAGTCG
The sequence above is a segment of the Bacteroidota bacterium genome. Coding sequences within it:
- a CDS encoding pseudouridine synthase; this translates as MIQSPLKYFIAYKPYGMLSQFTKEGNNTTLAELFTFPKDVYPVGRLDADSEGLLLITNDKKLNHYLLHPTFKHTRTYLAQVDGAVTDAAIAQLSKGVTITVEGKTYQTLPAHTEAIEPPEGIPDRVPPIRVRKSIPTSWIRLSITEGKNHQVRKMTAKVGFPTLRLIRIQIEELGLAGMKPSEVKELKQEEIFKLLKIKPSNF